From Sphingobacterium bambusae:
ATCGCCCTCCTTCCATTCCTTTTGGAGAATACCGGGCGCAATAGCGATCTGGTCGGCATCCGTGCTCACCACCGTCTCAAAGCGTATCCAGTCGGAATCGTTGGCAATGTACGTATTCTGCCGCGCCTGCATGTCCGTAGGCTCAGCCATCCGATCGCGGTTAGGCAGTCCATATTTCTTGCGCACATCATTGTCCACAAGCTCTACCGCATCTTGGTAGCCAATGCTCGGAAAGGAACTATTGCTAAAAAAGGTACCGTTCTCCAAAATAGCAGAGCGATCAAATAAGAAATTATTCGGCTTATTCTTGACACGCGAAAATAGCTGCACGCTATCGCCGGGAGCCAACGGACGATCCAATTTGTAGATATCAAATTCGGCCACGCTATCCTTCAAAACCAGCTTCGCACCGGCCACATGCATAGAGTCCACCAAGTCATTGTAATTGATAAAAATCGAATCAATAGCCACCGACGTTTTATTCTTCAATACATAGTTCACCTTGGCCACAAAATCCCGTTTTGAGGGGTAGATATCCATCTGCACATAAGCCTGCACAATCCGTGGCTGCGCCTTGCCTTGATACTTTTTATATTTCTTCTCATAGTCCACCTGCTCCTGTTCCTGCTGCTTGGCCGACACATAGCGATCCACGATATTTTTCTCCCGGTAGATGGCAAATCCCAAGCATACGAATAGTACCAGCGCTGCCAGCATAGGGACATAGATAACCGCCGTTCCTCGGCTTTTTGCCGTTGCCCAACGATCCTTCACACTCGAGATAATACCACGGCGCCAAAACAACTGCGTGATACCAGTTAGGAACAACGCAAATAAAAGCCAATACACCTTGTACCAAATATAGTGACGTACATCGCCATAGCCATCCATATCGGAATAGCTGTAGCGCGGCCCTTGGTTGAATTTAAAAATAGACTGCTCAAGCCCCACTTTAGACAACATCGGCATCACCATAACAATCACCAAGCATACAAAAAAGCCGATATAATAGTTCTTGAAAAAGGCATGTATGAACAGTGCAAACAAGATCAACAGCACATAGTTAAGCATATCCAGCACGAACAGCTCGTAGAGGTAATGCCCTACCTCTACCTGAAAATAACCCTGCGACAATTGATATCCGATACCGGTCAACATACTGATAAACAGCACGAGGCAGGTAATCTTGATCATGGCGAGAAACTTCGAAAAGAATAAAGCCCAATTGGGAATCGCTGTTGCATCAACCAGCAGATTCATCCGCGCCAAGCTGGAGCGCTGCACCAACAGTCCCGAGAAAAGGTAAATAATCAAGGTGAGGAAGAAACTGTAAATACTCCCCGTGTTGCGCAGCATCATCCAGGTTACGGGATAGGTTTCCGTTCCATAGAGCTGCCCCGCCGAGGAGGTCATCACGGCTACCATCAACACCGCAAAGATCATCATGATAATGAAAACCCAGTTTTTGATGATATACTTAAAATCGTGTTGCGATAGGTTCCAAGCCGTTTTCAGGTAGGCGAAAAACGAATAGTTCAATTTCACCGCCGGCAGGTTGACCAACATGATACTACCAAAATTGTTTTTGGTGACACGCTTCGGCGCTTTAGCTTTGCCCAGTTGCACACCCGCATAGGAGAAGCTAAACGTGCAGTAGACCAAAGCCAATACCAGCAGCCCAAGTCCGCCCCATATCAACCTGTTGTACAGGATGGCACCGCGGAAAGGAATATTGTTTACATTCTGCTCGTCAATGGTCCAGTACTTCGTTTCGTAGCGCATGGCGTCAAAACCAAAGGGATCGATCAGCGAAGCCAGAAACTCATTATCCATATTGCTGCGCAGCTGCCCCAAAAAAGCATCCAGCACAAACAGAAAGATGATAAATATAAAGCCGATGTAGATATTCCGCGTGTAGGTAACCAAGGCAAAGACAATGGCACCAAACAAGATCAAGTTGGGAATAACGAAATAAAAATAGGCCTGTAAAAACGACCAAGGGTGGTTAGGCCCTAGCAAATCGGGATTTACATTGGGAAGCAACTGCGCCGCTAAAAAGCCCAGCGTCGTCATGCAGACAATAAGCACCGTGATACAGAGGGAGCTGAGAAACTTAGCCGACAGGTACGATGTTTTATCCAAGGAATAGGAATAGAGTACATGATGCACACCATAACGGAAATCACGGTAGATCGAGGCACCTACAATCGTTGGAAGAACAAAATATACAAAGATCGACAGCGCATTCAACATGCCGCTCACGCTCATCGGCGAGTTGGCATACACCGGACTGGAGGTCGTTGCCGTAGCCTGATCGAGCACGCCCAAGCTGCTTCCCATCGTGAATAGCGCAAACACAAAAAAGAGGACGCCATAAATGTAGAACGCCGGATTCTTAAACCAACGTTTTAGCTCAAAGGTGAAAATAGCACTAAACATGTAGAGCTTCCTGTTTGAGGTTTACGAAATAAACATCTTCCAGCACCGGTTTGGCCTCGCGTACGGAATCATCGGGCTTCACATCGTGGTACAGGCGTATGTTCAAGGAGTTATCTGGGTTATAATTCGAAGAAATAACATTGTAGCGTTTGCTCTCCGCCTCAAAGTCCACCCGATCGATCGTCTTGGTCCATATTTTACCGGCCAACATATCCTGTCCCTGCTGCGCCGTACCGCGATACAACAATCGACCACCATTAAGGATGGCCAGCTCGTGGCACAGCTCGCGTACATCATCCACAATATGCGTCGAGAAGATAACCGTATTGTCCGTACCGATCTCGCGCAACACATTCAGAAAACGCTGCCGCTCTGCAGGATCCAGCCCCGCGGTGGGCTCATCCACAATGATCAGCTGCGGGCGGTTTAGCAGCAGCTGCGCAATACCGAAACGCTGTTTCATACCTCCCGAGTAACCGCTCACACTTTTATCACGCACATCATACAGGTTGGTGATCTCCAACACCTCTTGAATCATTTTCTTCCGATCACTTTTCCCCGTGATGCCTTTTAGCTGTGCAAAATAGTTCAACAGCTCTTCGGCCGATATATTGGGATACACGCCAAACTCCTGCGGCAGATAGCCCAGCACTTTGCGCAAACTCATTTTATCTTTCAGCACATCGATATCGCGAAAACGGATGGCACCGGCATCCGGCTGTTGCAAGGTCGCAATCGTCCGCATCAGCGACGACTTCCCGGCTCCATTCGGGCCCAATAGACCAAACATGCCCTTCCCTATCTCAAGGTTGATATTATCGAGCGCCTTCACGCCATTCTTATACGTTTTCGTTAATTCGGTTATCTGTAAACTCATCGGCTATAGTTTTATTATTTTCTACATTAGTAGCCCCATCGGCGATTTTGTTACAGGGTTTTCCATATTTTTTCACCGACGTTCTTCGGGCTTTCGCCTAATTTTTACCTCCACTTACCTAAAATAGCTATCAGAAATACCTTACAGCAAGTTACTTTGCAAAAAACAAGCAATAACGATGGGATGGTTTTCAAAATTTAATAAAAAGGAATTACCGGCAGCGCCGGTAGAGCCCATAGCACTGACGCCCGAGAGTACATCGGTACCTAAAGTGGAACACAGCCAACTGAACGGCGCCTCGGTGCACGATAATCAAGGTATATTTTTGATCTATGCCTACCTGCAGCAAGATTTCGAGGGTCGCGGCTTTAACGATGCCTTGATCAGCCCCGACGAAGGCTACAAAAACGATAACCTCCGCCTGATAAAATATGACTTGGAAATCCTGATCCATCAAGTAAAGACCTACCATGAGTCCTTGATGAAAGACATTGAATTTCATATACATTCCCGCGGACGCGCCGGACTGGTAGATCTGGTAGACGAGCTCAAGATCAAGCAGACCGACCTGCAGGCGCATATTGCCAAGGTTGCCGCCTTTGAAAATTCATTGGAAACGGATGCCGGACTATGCGAACGTGCCGTACTGGCTTACAAACGTGGTTTTATGAAAGGGATGGCCTCCATCACGCAAGCCTATCTATTAAACAAAAAATTCTAGCACATGAAAGACTGGTGGTTAAAATTCGGCTGCTTCCTAACGGGATTTAATTACAATCTCGTTAAAAATTCCAGTGAGCAGTCCTCAAAAAACGTCAAAAAATACACCTCGGCCATGCTGCTAATCACTTTGGTCTGGTTTTTCATCGGCTATAGCTTCGCCACGCGCTATCTACACTTCGGCATGATAGGCGGACTCGCTGGTGCCCTGTTGATGTGTTTTGTCATTATACAGATCGAGCGCATCATTATCCTATCGACCAAGGTAAGTGCTTGGTCCAGTGGTTTCCGTATCCTGCTGGCCGTGGTGATGTCTATCCTAGGTGCTTTTATTATGGATCAAATAACCTTTAAGGACGACATCGAACTCCGCAAGGCACAGGTGATGGATCAACGGGTAAAACTGGCCGTGAAGCAATCCGAGGACGATCTGCAAAAACAGATAGCCGGCCTCGACAGCATGATCGCATCGGCTACAAAGAAGTACGACGCCGTAAGTCTGGACCTCAAAAAGAACCCAGTCATTGTGACCACCTACACCAATAAAAGTGTAACGAAGGACAACACCGGGAAGGAACTCAACAGCACGCAGTCTACCAATCGTTCGGTGATGGAGAACCCCAAGAAAATAGAAATGGAGCAGCTCCACAAGCAGATCGAAACGCTACAGACCAAGAAATTTGAGCTAGCAGCCTCCATTACCACCATTAAAGAACGTAAGGAAAAAGAACTGAAGGCCGCCACCGGATTTCTCGACGAACTTACCCTCTTGCACGACGTGGTAACGTCCTCAAAAATTGGTATATTCGTTTATCTGCTGTTTATGTTGTTCTTCTTGGCCATCGAACTGTTCGTATTGGTAATGAAGCTAACGGATCGCGAGTCAGACTACGATAAGCTGCTGCAGCACCAAACAACTATCCGGATGCAGATGTTGGAAAAGCTACAGCTTCCGGAAACAAGGTAACCATCTAATTGTTATATTATTAAACGTATTAAAATAGAATCACTATGTCAATTAAAGAAACATTTTTCGTCAATGGCGAGAACCTCCTAAAAAAGATCAAAGAAATTATTGCCGAAGGGAATGTGACCAAGATCAGCATATCCGACAAATCAGGCAAAGAGTTAATGAGCTTCCCGGTTACCATCGGCGTGGTAGGCGTGGTATTTGCGCCCATCTTCGCGGCCATCGGTGCCTTGGCAGCTTTACTAACCGAGTGCAAGATCACCGTAGAAAAGCAAAAGGATGATACTCCTCCACCTGCCGACAAGCAAGAAGGAACCATCATCGAAGTAAAATAACCCCTAAAGAAACAAGGCCGGAGGAGCTGGACAAGCTCCTCCGGCCTTCTATTGCGCCAACCCATTTAAAACCTTCCTGCCCCTATCGTTGTTCCCTTTGAAAATAAGAAAGGAAAAAATCATGGCAGAAAAAAAAATAGGCATACTTGTCGGATCGTTACGAAAAGAATCATTCAGTAAAAAAACAGCACATTTCCTCATAAAAAATGCACCTGCTGGCTATCAACTCGAGCTTATCGAGATCGGTCAACTGCCGATCTACAACCAAGATTTTGATGAGGAAGGCAGCCCTGCGGAATACAAACCCTTCCGCGATAAAATTAAAACCTTGGATGCCGTCATCTTCATCACCCCAGAGTACAATAGATCGGTACCCGGCGTGCTGAAAAATGCGCTTGATGTCGCTTCGCGCCCTTACGGCGAAAGCAGCTGGGATGGCAAGCCCGCGCTGGTCGTCTCGACTTCCATCAGCAATATCAGCGGCTTTGGCGCAAACCATCATCTTCGCCAATCGCTGGTGTTTCTCAACATGCCCACGCTACAACAGCCTGAGGTTTACATCGCCAATATCCAAAACCTATTTGACGACAACGGTAAGCTGACGAATGCCGAATCTGCCAAATTCTTAAACGATGTACTCGCCGCATTCCTTGCCTTTGCCGATAAATTTTAAGCGGCAACTTTTCTAAGGGCGGTGGCCTTAAATTATAGTGGCGAGGCCTGCAAAAGTCAAGCAGTGCCTCGCCTTTTCCATCCGCCTATTCAAAACTATTTATCGTTTCTCACGTTATCATTACAAACAATAAAACCTTATTGTATGCCGACACTATTGGAATATAATGTACGTAAAGCAGACAACGCCTATTGGGCTTTCGCCATCCATGATGGACATCATATCAGCCCGGCCTTGGAAGGCTACTACCAGCTCAACGAGGAGCAGCGTCTGCGCGAAGAGGATCCCCATACGGGATGTATGGTCGAGCTTCCCTGCAATCAGTTTATTGTCCATACCTCCCGCTTTCAGCTGGATATCAACCGAAAGCTAGAGGAAGCCATTTACCGCAGCCCGGACATGGCTTGGGGGTTGCAGGTCTACAAGGAGCTGCCGCCAGCATCACTACTCCAACAGCTTTCCGATGATTACCATTCGATTTACACACAAATTGATCAATGGATCGAGGAAACCATCGCACAACACGGATATTTTATCGCTTTTGATGTGCATAGCTACAATGCCAAGCGACAAGCTCCCGATGAAATCGTCGACGAAGTAAGCAACCCGCAGATCAACTTGGGTACGCTCTATAACGATGAAAAATGGCGCCCCGTGATTGATCAGTTTATGGCGAGCATAACGGCCAATCAGGTGCTCGACCAAAACATCGACATCCGGGAAAATGTGAAATTCAAAGGCGGACAGCTGGCACAGCACCTGCTGCAAAAATATGGAGATAAGGGTTGCGTGCTATCCGTAGAATTCAGGAAAGATTTTATGGATGAATGGACTGGTGTGCCCTTTATGCCTGTGGTGCAAGCCTACAAGCAATTGCTGATGCATGCGCTCAAGGACCTACAAAACATGCTGCCCTATGGAAGCACCAGATAAAATACTGCCGCAGATATTACGAGCGATCAAAGACAACATCCCTATTCATAAACAAATACCGAATACGGGGAAAATAGTCTTTAACAAGATCGTCCCCTATATCTTCATCTATAGAATGCCTTTCGAGGGTAAAGATCGTCTGTTGGCCGAATTGGCAAAGTCCGAGCTGGCCAGTGTCATCTTTATTCCTGAGAAATCCACCTACGACGTTAGCGGATGGATTCGCAAGGTGGCTAAAGCACTGGCCGACGAGTTTGGCACATGCCTACTGGTGGAGGTGTGGAATGCCGAAGATGAAGAGCAGACCAGTGATGTGGCGGTTCACCTCGCGCAAAAGAATGTGCTCGACCTTGCCGAATACTTGGCCAAGAATATACGCACGGAGGCACCTGAGCTGCTCGTCGATCTAAAGAAGGGCAACAGGCTACCCAGCCCGCCGGATCGGCCGGCCTTGGTTGATGCGCAAGATGCCAAAGATAATTTGGTACTTTCCTTAGGCCTCTCCATCCGAAAGCGCTACGAAGATACGGACGGTAAGCACCTGCCGCTAATGCTGCGCAATATGCGCGAAGGATTGGCAAAAAGCCTATCGCGGTTATTCTTTGAGTTCGTGCGGGTACATACCAATGTGCGCGCAGCGCATTTCAAAATGAAGGTGCACGAGCGCCTCAACGAACAGATCTACGAGATCGATGCCGTATTGGCCAAGGAAAGCCAGAAGTTCGATTTTCTGCTGTTGACCACGCCCATCAATGCTAATGATGCTTGGCTGCAGTTCAAAAAGGAAAAATTTCGGAAGACACCGAAATTCCATTATCGACCCATGCCCATCGATCCAGATATTGTAAAGCGCAGCTTGTACAACCTACGTATCGAAGATATCTACGACCCAACCATTGCCTACCTATTTCGGGATAAACGTCGCGAACTGGATGATATGATGACCATGTTGGCCTCGCGCGGCACGCCCGATTTCAAATATGGCAGCCTGATGGTCTTTGGAAACGTCAGCGATAGCCTCTATGAGCTGGCCAAAGCATTGCTTATTGCCATAGACAGTATCCCGCAAACGGAAAGGTATGATGAAGACGAGCTAGACGCCCGACAATTTGCGCAACTGGCCAAAGAGGAAATATCTTTCCTGCAGCAGCAGGCACCGAGCTTCAGCACCAGTGTGCGGATTAGGGACGACATTTCCGGCGTGATGGTCAACCACGGTGTGCTCAATATCAGCAAGCAATACAGGATCAGCCGTAAACGTGCGCAGGCACTGATCCAACATGAGGTGGGTACACACATCATTACCTACTTCAATGGAAAAGAGCAGACATTCAGCTTATTTCGTCAAGGCGTGCCGGGCTATGAGCAGCTGCAGGAGGGCTTGGCCGTACTGGCCGAATATATGGTAGATGGACTCACCAACGAGCGCCTGCGTATCCTCGCAGGCCGTGTCCTAGCTGTGCGCTATATGTTGATGGGACATACCTTTGTAGAAACTTTCGATATGTTGCACGAAGAGTTTCGATTTGATCAAGAAACGGCCTTTACCATGACTATGCGCGTTTACCGCTCGGGCGGATTGACGAAAGACGCGCTATACCTACAAGGCTTTATGGAGCTGATCGAATACATTCAGGAAGGCAAAGATCTGGATATCCTTACCATCGGCAAGATACGCGAGGACTACCTGCCCATTATTGCCGACCTGATGCAGCGCGGCATCCTGAAACAACCTTTGCTAAAACCCCGTTACTTGCAAGAGCCCTACGTGAACAAGCTAAAGGACGTAAAGCATTTTGCAAGCATCTTTAAAATGATAAATTACTAGCATGTATATATGAACATCGCATTCTTAATCAACCAAACCCATAAAGAGGAGGCCAGCTTCACGACCACCCTATTGGCATTTAAGGCCCACAAACGCGGCCACAAGATTTTTTACATAGGCTTGGCCGACTTCTCCTACCATGGGGAGCATAGCGTTGGTGCGCACTGCCGAATTTTAGAACCCAGTGAGGAGGTCGCCAATGAAGAAGAATTGATGGCCAACCTGCGCGACAAAAAGAAGGAGTTTGTCGATGCCAAGCAAATGGATGTCCTTTGGATACGCTATGATCCCGTGCTCGACATGATCAGCAGACCTTGGGCATCGGCCACGGCTCTGCAGTTTGCCCAGCTGATCAAGCGCCAAGGTACTTGGGTGATCAACGACCCCGATAAGCTGGTGGAAGCCACCAATAAGCTTTATTTGGAGTATTTTCCGAAAAGCATCCGCCCAAAGACGGTCATCACCCGCAGCTACGACGATGTGGTGCAATTCCTAGACCAGCAGGAAGACCAAATTATTCTGAAACCGCTGAAAGGTTCAGGGGGCAAAAATGTGTTTCTCCTGAAAAAAGATGAACGCCATAACCTCAAGCAGACGGTCGAAGTAATTGCCCGAGATGGATATCTCTTGGCGCAAGAATACCTGCCCGCAGCAACAAATGGTGATATCCGCTTTTTCTTGGTCGACGGCAAACCGCTAGTCGTGGATGGCAAGTATGCCAGCGTAAACCGCGTGCAGCAGAAAGGCGATATCCGCAGCAATATCCACCAAGGCGGCAAAGCTCAAGCGGCAGCGATTGACGACAGCATCCTGCACACCGTTAGTCAGGTATCCGACAAATTGAAAGAAGACGGTATGTACTTCGTCGGACTGGATATCGTAGGCGACAAAATTATGGAGATCAATGTGTTTAGCCCCGGTGCGCTACTGCACGCCGGACAGCTCAATGGCGTGGACTATGCCACGGCCCTGCTAGAAGATATCGAGCGAAATTATAAACAACGAAGTCAAAAGTAATATCCATGAAAAAAGGCATCTCAACGGATGCCTTTTTTCCTATATAAAACTTTAATTTCTAATCACTAATCAGCGCTAACTTCCTTTCCTACCGTTGATGGTGGCACCACCTTAACTTCGCGCTCCGTTTCTTTTAATTCGACATGCACAGCAAATTCGGAAGGCTCAATAGGCACCCCTTTGTAGGCCGCATATTCCCGGGTGTAGGTGGCGCCTAAGTACAAGATCGCCGCCGTGTAGTATACCCACAACAAGATAAGCACAATGGAACTGGCGGCACCATAAGTAGATTCTGTGCTGGAGTTTTCGATATACAAGCCAATGCCAAAGCGACCAATAACAAAAAGCAAAGCCGTAAACAAAGCCCCCGATCGCACGGTGCGCCATTGAATATTGACATCCGGCAATACCTTAAAGATAACGCCAAACAAGACGAATATCACGCCAAAGGAGATCAAAAAGTTAATGGAGCTGAACAAAAAGACCGTAATCTCAGGGAAGAAACGCTGCAGCCGATCCGTGAAGGCAAGGATAACACCATTGACAATCAGCGTAACGACCAACAAGAAGCCAAGGCCAATAACCAAGGAAGAGGAAAGCAAGCGATCTTTAATCAACTTGACCCAGCCCTTTTTTACTTTGGGACGAACCTGCCAAATTTTGTTGATAGAGTTCTGTATATCGCCAAATACGGTGGTGGCCCCAAGCAGCAAGGTTACCGCGCTGATGATTAACGCCATGGTCGATTTACCCGACAGCGAAAGGTTAGCAATCACTTCCTGCACCTGCTGCGCGGCACGCGCGCCAACGAAACCACGCAGCTCCTCATACACCTTACCCTGCGTAGCATCTTGTCCGAGAAACACGCCCGCCAAGGAGATGATCAAGACCAACATCGGCCCTAACGAAAACACCGTGTAATAGGCCAGCGATGCACTGAATTTCAAGCCATCCTCGCCCATAAACCCTGTTACGGAATTTTTCAAGATGGTAAAATGCGATTTTACTGTTTCCAATTTTCCCTTTGCCATAAGCTACTTTATTCATTTTGTTCAGCTAAAGAACCCCATTGCGCATAGAAAAGTTTAGAAAAAATCCGTCGCTTAGGATAAAGCCTGTACTTTTGTGTCTTAAATAGCATGATGTACAACTTTAAAAATGACTACGCCGAAGGCGCACATCCCCTTATATTAGACAAACTAGCTAGCAGCAATTTTGAGCAGGAGCTGGGCTATGGGGACGATCGTTTTTCCGAAAAAGCAAAACAAGCCATCCGCGCCAAGATTGGGCAGCCCGATGCCCCCCTATATTTTGTATCGGGCGGCACGCAGGCCAACCTTTTGGTTATTTCGCATCTCTTGCGCCCACATGAGGCCGTGATTAGCGCTAAAACCGGACATATATACGCCAATGAAACCGGAGCCATTGAAGCCACCGGGCACCGCGTGATCACCGTTGAACCGGAAAATGGAAAAGTAACAGCCACAGCCGTAGCAGCGGTCATCGCCGCACATCAGCTGCGCCCACACGTGGTGAAGCCTAAAATGTTGTACATCTCCAATTCTACCGAACTGGGCACAATATATCGTAAGGATGAACTGATCGCGCTGCATGCGGCATGCAGGCAACATGGTCTGCTGCTGTTCATGGATGGCGCCCGCTTGGGACATGCCTTGACCGCAACCGCCAACGACCTCTCCCTAGCCGAAATCGCCTTGCACACCGACGTGTTTTATATAGGCGGAACAAAAAATGGTGCTCTACTTGGGGAAGCCATTGTTTTCCCTACAGCACAACTTGCCACTGACTTTGACTACAGCCTGAAGCAAAAGGGTGCCCTACTGGCCAAAGGCCGCATATTAGGCATACAGTTCCTTGCCCTATTTGAAGACAACCTCTACTTTGACCTAGCAAAGCACGCCAATGATCGCGCCCAACAGATTGCGGACAGCATCAGCGCATGCGGCTTTTCCTTCTTAACGCCCCCACAAACCAATCAGCTATTTCCCATTTTGCCCAAAAAGCTGATTGAGCAACTTCTTGCTAATTATGCCTTTTACGTGTGGACGGAAATCGATCAAGCATATGCCGCTGTGCGTATTATTACTTCATGGGCAACCGATGCCACGCAGGTAGATAATTTCTGTGCGGACATAAAGGAGCTATCAAAAACATTAGCGTAGGAAAATATGGATGCTTCTACCCTATTGATCTTCCATTCCTACTACCGTTGGGTAGTGCTACTCGCGATGTTGTTTCAGTTGGCTTGGCTTTGGTGGAACAGTAAGAGCCAAACGGTCTTTCTCCAGAAACACTTTTATATGGTACTTGGTTTAACCATACTTTACGACATACAGCTGCTTATAGGTTTCTTGCTCTACTTTCACTCTCCGCTGGTCGATGCTTTCCTACAAAATGTGGGGCTAGGCATTAAAAACAGACAACTTCGCTTTTTCGGTTTAGAGCATGCAAGTGTCATGAGCCTAGCGTTGCTGCTTAGTAATATCGTAGCTTTCCGTTGTGTGAAAAAAGTAGGGCAACAGCATGTTTTCAGGTATGTATTACGGTGGTATATCGCTATTTTTCTGCTTATCCTGAGCTCCGTTCCCTGGTCCTTTTCGCCATTAACGAGCCGCCCAAGTTTCCGCTAGGGCTTCAAAAGTATAATGTCCTTAAATTTTTACAATTCGCATCCCCCTATCCCTCGCACTTTTCGCTACTTTAGCGAAAAAAAACATCACTAACACCAATATGCGAAAACTCTGCACCGTTCTACTGGCCAGCATCTACTTTGTTGCGCCAGCCCAAGAGCAAAAAAAGCAGCACGACAAGGCAAATTATGGCCTCGCTGCAAAATTCTCGCCCACAAAACTCCAAAATCTTATTTTTTCTACGGACGTACGCCCCAACTGGATCAACCATTCCGACAGGTTTTGGTACGAATACCGCACATCTACCGGCAAAAAGTGGTATGTGGTGGATCCGCAGGCAAAATCACGTCAAGTTCTTTTTGATAATGCCGACCTCGCCGCTCAGGTGACCAAGATTGTCAAAAACCCCTTCGACGCACAGCATTTGGCCTTGGAAAACCTAGAGTTTACAGATGATGAAAAGCGCATTCGCTTTGAAGTGAAAAGCAGCAAGGATACCGTAAAGAATAAAGAAGAAATTGCCAAACTGAAGAATAAGTCGGATACCCTCAAAAAGAAAGTATTCTACTTGGAATATGATCTGGCGACCAAACAGGTAAAAGAGCTGGACGAAAGCAGCAAAGAGAAAGCCAAACCTTACTGGGCAAGCCTTTCTCCAGACACTAGCCGTGTGTTCTTTGCCAAGAACTACAACCTGTATTGGATGGATAAAGAAAATTTTGCGAAAGCGATCAAGGATGATAAAGATTCGACCATCGTGGAGCATCAGTTTACCACCGACGGGGTGCAGCACTATGCTTGGGGGGGCGATCAATATAGCACCACCACAGGCGGCGATAAGGAGGATGATGAGACGAAGAAAAGACAACCCGTGCGTTTACTTTGGTCGCCAAACGGACAACATTTTGTGTTGACGCGCAAAGACAACAGACACCTCAGTCCGCTATGGGTGATCAACAATGTGGGGCAGCAACGCCCAACCTTGGAAACCTATAAATACTTGATGCCTGGCGAAACCGACTCGACAGAAGTCGATATGTACCTGTTCAACGCACAGGACCTCAGCTCCAAAAAGATCGCTGTCAATGCTTTCAAAAACCAAACGGTAGGCATTTACAACAAAGATGCCGATAAGTCAAGCTACAAAGGCAAATATTACATCAGCTACTGGCTGGGCGATAACGAAGAATTCTACATCAACCGTTCCAGTCGCGATCTAAAACGTATTGACATTGTTTCGGTCAACATCAATGGCCAAAC
This genomic window contains:
- a CDS encoding N-formylglutamate amidohydrolase — encoded protein: MPTLLEYNVRKADNAYWAFAIHDGHHISPALEGYYQLNEEQRLREEDPHTGCMVELPCNQFIVHTSRFQLDINRKLEEAIYRSPDMAWGLQVYKELPPASLLQQLSDDYHSIYTQIDQWIEETIAQHGYFIAFDVHSYNAKRQAPDEIVDEVSNPQINLGTLYNDEKWRPVIDQFMASITANQVLDQNIDIRENVKFKGGQLAQHLLQKYGDKGCVLSVEFRKDFMDEWTGVPFMPVVQAYKQLLMHALKDLQNMLPYGSTR
- a CDS encoding flavohemoglobin expression-modulating QEGLA motif protein, with amino-acid sequence MEAPDKILPQILRAIKDNIPIHKQIPNTGKIVFNKIVPYIFIYRMPFEGKDRLLAELAKSELASVIFIPEKSTYDVSGWIRKVAKALADEFGTCLLVEVWNAEDEEQTSDVAVHLAQKNVLDLAEYLAKNIRTEAPELLVDLKKGNRLPSPPDRPALVDAQDAKDNLVLSLGLSIRKRYEDTDGKHLPLMLRNMREGLAKSLSRLFFEFVRVHTNVRAAHFKMKVHERLNEQIYEIDAVLAKESQKFDFLLLTTPINANDAWLQFKKEKFRKTPKFHYRPMPIDPDIVKRSLYNLRIEDIYDPTIAYLFRDKRRELDDMMTMLASRGTPDFKYGSLMVFGNVSDSLYELAKALLIAIDSIPQTERYDEDELDARQFAQLAKEEISFLQQQAPSFSTSVRIRDDISGVMVNHGVLNISKQYRISRKRAQALIQHEVGTHIITYFNGKEQTFSLFRQGVPGYEQLQEGLAVLAEYMVDGLTNERLRILAGRVLAVRYMLMGHTFVETFDMLHEEFRFDQETAFTMTMRVYRSGGLTKDALYLQGFMELIEYIQEGKDLDILTIGKIREDYLPIIADLMQRGILKQPLLKPRYLQEPYVNKLKDVKHFASIFKMINY
- a CDS encoding ATP-grasp domain-containing protein; protein product: MNIAFLINQTHKEEASFTTTLLAFKAHKRGHKIFYIGLADFSYHGEHSVGAHCRILEPSEEVANEEELMANLRDKKKEFVDAKQMDVLWIRYDPVLDMISRPWASATALQFAQLIKRQGTWVINDPDKLVEATNKLYLEYFPKSIRPKTVITRSYDDVVQFLDQQEDQIILKPLKGSGGKNVFLLKKDERHNLKQTVEVIARDGYLLAQEYLPAATNGDIRFFLVDGKPLVVDGKYASVNRVQQKGDIRSNIHQGGKAQAAAIDDSILHTVSQVSDKLKEDGMYFVGLDIVGDKIMEINVFSPGALLHAGQLNGVDYATALLEDIERNYKQRSQK
- a CDS encoding YihY/virulence factor BrkB family protein is translated as MAKGKLETVKSHFTILKNSVTGFMGEDGLKFSASLAYYTVFSLGPMLVLIISLAGVFLGQDATQGKVYEELRGFVGARAAQQVQEVIANLSLSGKSTMALIISAVTLLLGATTVFGDIQNSINKIWQVRPKVKKGWVKLIKDRLLSSSLVIGLGFLLVVTLIVNGVILAFTDRLQRFFPEITVFLFSSINFLISFGVIFVLFGVIFKVLPDVNIQWRTVRSGALFTALLFVIGRFGIGLYIENSSTESTYGAASSIVLILLWVYYTAAILYLGATYTREYAAYKGVPIEPSEFAVHVELKETEREVKVVPPSTVGKEVSAD
- a CDS encoding threonine aldolase family protein, with amino-acid sequence MMYNFKNDYAEGAHPLILDKLASSNFEQELGYGDDRFSEKAKQAIRAKIGQPDAPLYFVSGGTQANLLVISHLLRPHEAVISAKTGHIYANETGAIEATGHRVITVEPENGKVTATAVAAVIAAHQLRPHVVKPKMLYISNSTELGTIYRKDELIALHAACRQHGLLLFMDGARLGHALTATANDLSLAEIALHTDVFYIGGTKNGALLGEAIVFPTAQLATDFDYSLKQKGALLAKGRILGIQFLALFEDNLYFDLAKHANDRAQQIADSISACGFSFLTPPQTNQLFPILPKKLIEQLLANYAFYVWTEIDQAYAAVRIITSWATDATQVDNFCADIKELSKTLA